The sequence below is a genomic window from Kitasatospora kifunensis.
TCCTGCGTGAGCCCTCCAGTACGGGGAGTCATAGTTGATGGTTTTTCAGACAAGGGTTTGAACAGATCACGGAGTTGTTACTAAGGTCGACAACCAGACCGCCGCGACAGTGATCATCCGACCCGGATGGCCGCGGAGGTTACCGCCGAGTCTGGAAAGCAGTACGGGCAGTTGACTGCCCGGCAGACGGGGAGTCCTCACGGGGGAGGGCGGTCGAAGGAAGAAGGATTCGTGGCGTCCCATCGTCGTCCCAAGCCCGTCGGCCGTACTCGTGCGTCGATCCTGACCGCCGCCGCCGCGACCGCCGTGGCGATCTCCTCGCAGGGCGCGGCGCACGCCGACCCGGCGCCCTCGCTCGACCAGGTCAAGTCGCAGGTCGACGACCTGAACCACCAGGCCGAGCAGGCCACGCAGCAGTACGACGGCGCGCAGGAGAAACAGCAGACGCTGCAGAAGCAGGTCGGCGACCTGCAGGACCAGGTGGCGCGGCAGCAGGACCAGGTGACCAACCTGCAGTCCGGACTGGCCACGGTGGCCGCCGACCAGTACGCCAGCAACGGCATCTCGCCGACCGTGCAGCTCATGCTCTCCACCAAGCCGGACGGCTTCCTGAGCCAGGCCAGCTCGGTCAACCAGATGAACAGCACCGAGTCCGAGACGCTCAAGCAGCTCCAGGAGCAGCAGCGCAAGCTCGACCAGAACAAGGCCGAGACGCAGAGCAAGCTCACCGAGCTGGACGCCACCACCCAGCAGCTGAAGTCCGCCAAGGACACTGTCCAGGCGAAGCTGAAGCAGGCCCAGGACCTGCTCAACACGCTCACCGAGCAGCAGCGCCAGGCGATGGCCGCCGCGGACGCGAAGGCCGCAGCCGACGCCAAGGCGGCCGCGGACAAGGCCGCGGCCGACGCGAAGACCGCCGCCGACGCCAAGGCCCAGGCCGACGCGCAGGCCGCCTCGCGCGGCTCGTCCCGCACCGACCTGGGCAGCACCAACGCCCCCGGCAGCCCGAGTGCCCCCGGCACCACCGCCCCCAGCACCCCCAGCACCCCGAGTGCTCCGAGCGCCGGCAACTCGGCCGCGCAGGCCGCGATCGCCGCCGCCGAGAGCCGGCTCGGGATGCCCTACGTCTCCGGCGCCACCGGCCCGTCCGCCTTCGACTGCTCGGGCCTGATGCAGTGGGCCTACGCGCAGGCCGGCATCTCGCTGCCGCGCACCTCCCAGGAGCAGGCCACCTACGGGACCAACCTCGGCACCAACATCGCCAACGCCCAGCCCGGCGACCTGATCATCTACTTCAGCAACAGGAGCCACGTGGGCATGTACGTCGGCGGCGGCCAGATCATCCACGCCCCGAAGCCCGGCGCGGTGGTCCACTTCGAGTCCGCCACGGTGATGACGATCAACGCGATCATCCGCCCCTGACCCACCGTCACTCCGCCGTTCCCCGGCGGAGCCCTCCGCCTGTCACCGGGGACGGAACGGCCGACCGAAGCACGCTGCGCCACAGCAGCCGCCCGGTCGGCCGTTTCGGCCTGCGCCGGGAGCGTCGGGGCCAGGGTCTGCCCGGCGGATCCTGCCGGGCGCGCGACGCCGGCCCGCAGCGCCGGCTGCTGATGTCGCCGTGCGCCTGGATAATGTCCCTGAGGAGGTTCGATCATGCTTGCTGGTCCGGGGTTCTGGGATACGGAGATCGCACGTGCGGGCTGGTCGCGGGTACAGGCGCCAGAGCTCGCGGCATTTCCGGAGACGGCGGCGCGCGGCAGCGCATGGGGCAGGAACTTCTACGTGCGCGGCCGCGAACGGCTGGTTCTCGAGTGGTCCGATGCGGTGACGCTGTCCGCGGTCCTGCTCAACGGCGAGCAGCGCCCGGTGGGGACGGCGGAGGAGCTGTCGGCCGTCATCCAGGCGGGCAGACCCGCAGGACCGGGCTGACCCGCTACCGACGTCACCCGGGTGGCGTAACGCAGGCAGGAGCTCACGACGAGGAACGGCCACACGGTCTGCACACCCGTCAAGGTGCGCTCGGCCAGGCCTGCGGTGCCGTGCTCGCGCAGGCTGAACAGGAACCACAGCGCGGCGACGGGCGTCAACGCGGCCACCGCGTTCGACGCCACCGGCCGCAGCCCCCCACGGACCGCGTCGGCCGCAGTCGGCGGCCGGGTGGGCCAAAGGGGTGAACCTCCCCGGCCTCGCAGCGCGGCCGGGCCGAGCCGGCGCCGCGAGGGGGGTCAGGCCAGTGCTGCGGGGGGTCAGGCCGGGCAGATGCCGCGGGTGTAGTCGACCGTCGCGGCCGCCTGCGAGTACTGCCACTCCGGGGTCAGCAGGTTCGCGTCCAGCTGCGCGGCCGCGGCCGGGCTCTCCACCAGGTAGCCGAAGTCCTGCAGCCAGGCGGGGTACAGGTTCTTCGAGCCGATGAAGAAGGCCGAACCGTCAACGGAGACCAGCTTGTGGTGCAGCGCGAACGGGTGGCCGTCCGCCCAGGTCGCGCTCGGGGCCGCGCGGAAGGAGGCGAGCTGGAGGTTCTGGCACATGGTGGCCTTTGCGCTCGGCGCGTCACCGGTCAGTGCCGCGAGCCGCCCCTGGAGCGCGTCG
It includes:
- a CDS encoding C40 family peptidase; translated protein: MASHRRPKPVGRTRASILTAAAATAVAISSQGAAHADPAPSLDQVKSQVDDLNHQAEQATQQYDGAQEKQQTLQKQVGDLQDQVARQQDQVTNLQSGLATVAADQYASNGISPTVQLMLSTKPDGFLSQASSVNQMNSTESETLKQLQEQQRKLDQNKAETQSKLTELDATTQQLKSAKDTVQAKLKQAQDLLNTLTEQQRQAMAAADAKAAADAKAAADKAAADAKTAADAKAQADAQAASRGSSRTDLGSTNAPGSPSAPGTTAPSTPSTPSAPSAGNSAAQAAIAAAESRLGMPYVSGATGPSAFDCSGLMQWAYAQAGISLPRTSQEQATYGTNLGTNIANAQPGDLIIYFSNRSHVGMYVGGGQIIHAPKPGAVVHFESATVMTINAIIRP